Below is a genomic region from Microbacterium sp. KUDC0406.
GACTGGGCAGGCGGCCGGACTGGGCAGGCGGCCGGCGTCGCTCGCGTGGTTGTCGTCCCCTCGCCGACGCCATGCCTCGCGCTGCGCATCGCCTCCCCCGCGACACTTCTCTGCCCGCCGTCCGGCCGCTTCGCCGTTCGCGCGGCACTTCCTTGCTCGCGCGGCGCTTCCTTGCACGCGCGGCGCAGATACGCGCAGCACGTGCCAAGAACAGCAGCGCGAAGCACACGCGACGCCGAGATCAGTAGCGCGAGCCGTCGTTGTCGCCATCCCACCCGCCGCGCGTTTGCGCGGCACTCCCTTGCTCGCGCGGCGCAGATACGCGCAGCACGTGCCAAGAACAGCAGCGCGAAGCACACGCGACGCCGAGATCAGTAGCGCGACCGGGAAACAGCCGCGCGGATCAGGCCGGATGCCGGTGGCCGGGCTGAGGGCTACTCGAGCTGAGCGCCGCGGCCCCGGGCTGAGGGCTACTCGAGCTGAGCGCCGCGCGGGCGACGACGACGCACCAGCGCCGCGATCCCCCGCCAGCCGAGCAGGAAGACGCCGAGCGTGATCGCCGCGACGATGATGAACGGCACTGCGGCGGTGTCGCCCGAGAGCACGCGCACCAGCATCCCGCCGGCGACGGTCACGATCCAGACCACGAGACCCCAGAGCATCCCCCACGGGCGCCGCGGACGACCCGGCAGCAGCAGCGCCAGCAGGTGCCCGACAACGAGCGCGACGAGGAACGGCCACGCGGTGAGGAGGAAACCCGCCGGATCCTCGGAGTGCGAGGCGCGGCCGATCGCGGCGAAGACGAGCACGAACAGGGCATCGAGCACGAAGGCGGGGAGGAACCTCATGCCTCGACCCTACGCGCCGACCGTCATCTCCGCCGAGACCGGTCTGCCCGTCCCTCGTCGCCGCCGGCGCTCACGCATTGATGCGCTCAGTGGATCAGAGCGTGAGCGACCAGGCTCGCGTCATGTCCGGACTCACGCGCGAGCCGCTGCCGGGCGCGTCCTGAGCGCACCGGCTCGCGTCGACTGAACCGGCTATCGACGTCGACAGCTGGTGCGCTCGCGGCCAAGTGGTGCGCTCGCGGTCAAGTGGTGCGCTCGATCCCCAGTGGTCCGCTCGCAGCCCCGAAGGCGGCGCAGTCCGACTCAGACGAATGCCCGGAACACCCCGTCGCGCAGGTGCGGCACGGCGCCGCTCGCATCATGCTCGGAGGCCTCCTCGGGCGTCGCGGGACGGATGCCGGCATCCGTCATCCGCGCGGTGGATGCCACGCCGATCGCGAGCTCGCGGCCCGAGCCGCTCGCGGAGAGCAGGTGCCGCAGACCGCGACGCAGCGCGCGGAACGACTCCGCGGCGGCGACCGCCTCGGGCGAGGTGTGATCGATGCCGAGATCGATGAGCGCGCAGATCACGGCGCCGGCGCCGAGCAGGTCCTCGACCGCGAACCGCAGCGAACCGTCGGCCGCCCGCTCCCCCGCGGCGATGACGGTGACCGAGGTGCGGTCGCCTCGGCGCTCCTGCAGCGACATCACGGCGGATGCCACGGCCGAGGCGTTCCGGATGCCGCCGAGCAGCACCTCCGCGCCGGTCATCACGGCGGCCTCCGCGACATCCGCGCCGTTGCTGGACCAGATCCGCGCACCGTCCAGCGCGATCTCGGTGCCTGCCTCGACCAGCTCGGTCACCGTCGTGGAGAACCGCAGCACATCCACCGCGATCACGACATCTGCCGGTGCGAGGCGGGCGAGCCCCTCCGCGCCCCATTCGAGGCGCACCTGATACGGGGACTGATCGAACGGTGAAGGCATCCCTCCAGCGTAGAGGGATGCCTTCACCGATCCGCGAGAAGCAGTCACTCCGCGGCGAGCGCCTCCACCGGCTGCACTCGCGTGGCCAGGCGGGTCGGTGCGACCGCGGCGATCAGCGTCAGAACGGCGGTCGACGCCGCGATGATCGCGATCGGCACCCACGGAACCGCGGGCCACACGAACCCGGCGGGCTCGAAGTCGGGCAGCACCGGCACCGAGCCGAGCAGCGACTGCGCGGCGATCCAGCCGTAGATCACGCCGAGCACGAGGCCCAGCAGCGTGGCGGCGATCGTGATGTGGGCCGCCTCGAGCAGCACCATCCGGCGCACCTGCCTGCCGGTCAGCCCGATCGCGCGCAGCAGCCCCAGTTCGCGCTTGCGCTGCACGACCCCGATCGTGAGCAGGTTCACCAGGCCGACGGCGGCGATCACGGCCGCGACGGCGACCAGGAGCATCATGATGTTCGCGAATGCGTCCATCGGGGCGAAGAACCCCTCGACGAACTCCCCCTCGCTCTGCCGCATCATCAGCACCTTGGCCGACTCCAGCGCGACGGCGAACATGGTGACGAGCGTGACCCCCATCACGACGCCGATCGCCATCCTGCTGGACCGCTCCGGGTGCCGCAGCGCGTTCTCGGCCGCGAGCTTCGCGGTCGCGCTGCTGCCGAACATCCGGCCCACCATCCGCAGCACCGGCGGCATCACGAGCACGGCGCCGATCGCGAGGGCGGTGAACGAGAGCACGCCCCCGAAGAACGCGATGACGACGCCCAGCGGCGACACCAGGCCGAGCGCCACGCCCGCCGCCAGCAGCACCACTCCGATGATCATCAGCACCAGCGCGCCGATGTGGCGCCCCGACCGTGATGCGACCTCGTCGTGTCCGCGCTCGACCGCGCCACCGATCGCCTGAAGCGGGGTCACATCCAGCACCCTCCTCGACCCCGCCCAGGCGGCGACCCAGGTCGTCAGCGCGACGCCGACGGCGGGCAGCACGAGGGCGGGCTGCAGCGTCGTGAAGTCCGCCGGTGCGTTCTCCAGCAGCTCCGCCCCCGCGATCGCGCCGATGTTCGCGAGCATCATTCCGGCGCTCATGCCGAACAGCGCGCCCAGCACGCCGACGGCGAGTCCCTGCCGGGCGACCTCCTCGCGCTGCGAACGAGCGGAGGCACCGATCAGCCGCATCAGCGCGATGCGGCGGGTGCGGCCGGCGATGATCGTCGTGAACGTGTTCGCGGTCACGATCGCGGCGACGTACATCGCGACGCCGGTGAGCAGTACCGACAGGATCGTCACGACGAGCGCGAGCGTCTCGCTGTCGCCGATGAACGGGTCGGCCTGCAGCAGCATCCCGATGTAGGTGGTCACCTCGACGAGGAACACCCCGAACCCTGCGGCGAGCGCGGAGACCAGGATGCTCGCACCCATGCCCCGCTCGCGCATCCAGGCCGTGCGAGACGGACGCGCCGCGCGCAGGTCGGCGGCGAGGGCGGTCATGCCGCCACCCCGCTGCCCGACTCCGCGGCCAGCATGTGCGCCGCGATCTGCTCGGCCGACAGCTGCGGGTGATCGGCGACGATGCGGCCGTCGCCGAGGAACAGCACCCGATCGGCGTGACTGGCGGCGATCGCGTCGTGGGTGACCATCGCGATCGACTGCCCGTGCTCACGGCTCGCGGTGGCGAGCAGCTGCAGCACCTCGCGCCCGGTGGCCGAGTCGAGGTTGCCGGTCGGCTCGTCGGCGAACACGAGATCCGGCGCCGTGGCGAGCGCACGCGCGATGGCCACGCGCTGCTGCTGCCCGCCGGACAGTTCGTGCGGACGGTGCTTCAGCCGCGCGCCGAGACCGAGCGTCTCGACCAGCCCGTCGATGCGCGCCTTCTCGATCGCCGAGGGCCGCCGGCCGTCGAGTTCGAAGGGCAGCAGGATGTTGCCGAGTGCGTCGAGCGTCGGGATGAGGTTGAAGGCCTGGAAGATGAAGCCCACGCGGCGGCGGCGCAGGATCGTCATCTCGAGGTCGCCGAGCTCGCTGATCTCGGTGTCGCCGATCCACACGCGACCCTCGGTCGGTGCGTCGAGTCCCGCCATGATGTGCATCAGGGTCGACTTGCCCGAGCCCGACGGCCCCATGATCGCGGTGAACTGCCCGCGGCGGATGCCGACACTCACGTCGTCGAGGGCGCGCACGCCGGCGACGCCGGTGCCGTAGGTCTTGGTGAGGTGCTGGACGCGGGCGGCGAGGCCGAGGCCCGAGGTCGTGATCTCCATGCCTTCGACGCTATTTCCGGGGCTCGCGCCCGGTCATCGCCCTGCGGATGCATCCGCGTACATCTGCAGGATGATCCCCGAGACTGCATGCCCGCGCCGAGTCGCGGTGCTAACGCCACCGTCTCGGCGCGGGCGTGCAGTTTCGTGAGAGGGGGTCAGGCCAGACCGTGCTCGAACGCGAAGACGACGAGCTGCACTCGGTCGCGCAGCGCGAGCTTGGTGAGGATGCGGCT
It encodes:
- a CDS encoding ABC transporter ATP-binding protein — its product is MEITTSGLGLAARVQHLTKTYGTGVAGVRALDDVSVGIRRGQFTAIMGPSGSGKSTLMHIMAGLDAPTEGRVWIGDTEISELGDLEMTILRRRRVGFIFQAFNLIPTLDALGNILLPFELDGRRPSAIEKARIDGLVETLGLGARLKHRPHELSGGQQQRVAIARALATAPDLVFADEPTGNLDSATGREVLQLLATASREHGQSIAMVTHDAIAASHADRVLFLGDGRIVADHPQLSAEQIAAHMLAAESGSGVAA
- a CDS encoding ABC transporter permease, translated to MTALAADLRAARPSRTAWMRERGMGASILVSALAAGFGVFLVEVTTYIGMLLQADPFIGDSETLALVVTILSVLLTGVAMYVAAIVTANTFTTIIAGRTRRIALMRLIGASARSQREEVARQGLAVGVLGALFGMSAGMMLANIGAIAGAELLENAPADFTTLQPALVLPAVGVALTTWVAAWAGSRRVLDVTPLQAIGGAVERGHDEVASRSGRHIGALVLMIIGVVLLAAGVALGLVSPLGVVIAFFGGVLSFTALAIGAVLVMPPVLRMVGRMFGSSATAKLAAENALRHPERSSRMAIGVVMGVTLVTMFAVALESAKVLMMRQSEGEFVEGFFAPMDAFANIMMLLVAVAAVIAAVGLVNLLTIGVVQRKRELGLLRAIGLTGRQVRRMVLLEAAHITIAATLLGLVLGVIYGWIAAQSLLGSVPVLPDFEPAGFVWPAVPWVPIAIIAASTAVLTLIAAVAPTRLATRVQPVEALAAE
- a CDS encoding DUF3054 domain-containing protein, coding for MRFLPAFVLDALFVLVFAAIGRASHSEDPAGFLLTAWPFLVALVVGHLLALLLPGRPRRPWGMLWGLVVWIVTVAGGMLVRVLSGDTAAVPFIIVAAITLGVFLLGWRGIAALVRRRRPRGAQLE
- a CDS encoding 2-phosphosulfolactate phosphatase, which gives rise to MPSPFDQSPYQVRLEWGAEGLARLAPADVVIAVDVLRFSTTVTELVEAGTEIALDGARIWSSNGADVAEAAVMTGAEVLLGGIRNASAVASAVMSLQERRGDRTSVTVIAAGERAADGSLRFAVEDLLGAGAVICALIDLGIDHTSPEAVAAAESFRALRRGLRHLLSASGSGRELAIGVASTARMTDAGIRPATPEEASEHDASGAVPHLRDGVFRAFV